The stretch of DNA CCGACCTCGACCGCGGTTGTCTGCTGTGTCGACGTCACCACAACCTGCTCCACAAGCGCGGCTGGACCCTCGACCGCGACATCATCACCGGGATCTTCACCGCCACCGCCCCCGACGGCCGCACCTTCACCAACAACCCCCGCCGGCGACAAGCCCCACCCCGACCGCGGCCCCCCACCGAACAGGCCGAGGGCCCATGGACGGCCGGCACCCCACCCGGCCAACGACAACCCAGCCGCTGCTGACGCAGCGGCACGAGTCTCGATGTACAGACCCGTACACCGGAATGGTCACTAGGGTCCGCCCGGCGGGCAAGGGGAGGAGACCCACATGACTCGATCACGACGTGTCGCGGCACTGGCGGTGTGCCTGGTGCTGAGCGCGCTCGCCCTGGCCCCCACCGGTGCCGTCGCGGCGCCGGCGCAGGAACCGGAGGCGGCTGGCACCATCACCGTCGCGCCGACCACCGGTCTCTTCGACGGCGAGGTCCTCACCGTCTCGGGCCGCGGCGTGGCCAACGGGGGGCCGGGCGTCGTCGAGGTGCAGCAGTGCCGCACGCGTCGAACCGGCGAGTTCGCCTGTGGCGAGACCGAGGGGTTCGGCCTGTACTTCGAGAACGGCGCATTCGATCTGACCGTGCCTGCGTCGGCCTTGCTGGACCTCCTGAAGGGCCCGTACGACTGCCGCCCCGCTGCGGGTCGCTGCGAGCTGCGGGTGCGTCTCTACGACTTCACCGGCGGCTTCCTCCGCCGGACGTTCGCCCTCACGTTCGATCCCGACGCCCCCTTCGCCAAGCCGCCGACGCTGACCGTCACCCCCTCGACGGACCTCGTCGATCACCAGACCCTCACCGCTGAAGGAACGGGCTTCGCCCCCGACAGCACCGTCCTCGTGACCGAGTGCCCGGCCAACGCCCAGGCCATCGACGCGTGTGACTCGAACGCGTTCTTCCAGGCCGACTCCGATGGCGCCGGGTCCTTCTCGATCCCCGTGGCCACGAGCACACTCATCGACGGTGGGTCGGTCGAAGCCGACTGCCGCACCTCGGACTGCATGTTCGTCGCCTCCTCGACCCACGGCTTCGATACCCGTACGACCGCGACGGCGCCGGTCACCTTCGACCCGGCCGGCGCCCTCGATCCGCCGCCGTCCATCACCGTCACCCCGGCCACCGGCCTGATCGGCGGCCAGACCGTGACGGTCCACGGCGACCACTTCACCCCCTTCCAGAGCGCCTTCCTCTTCGAGTGCAAACCCCGAGCCGTCACGGTGTTCGGGTGCAGCATCTACAACCGCCAGTCCCCGGGCGCACAGGTCGAAGTCGGACCGAGCGGCAGCTTCGACGTCGCCTTCCAGGTCCGGCCCCGCTGGTACTACCTCCCGAGGGGCACCACCCGGAACTGCCGCCTCGAGCGCTGCGCCATCGGCGCCCTCTCCCTCACCCCCTTCACCTTCAACGCCGACCTGCCCCCCACCGCCGTCGTCCCCATCACCTTCGCCCCCCGCTCGCCCTAGTCGAGCGTGGTCCGGCGCCGAGAACGGCGAGAGGCCCCCGGAGGGGCCTCTGACCACGGTGCTGGTGGGGCTAGCTGGATTCGAACCAGCGACCTCATCCTTATCAGGGATGCGCTCTAACCGACTGAGCTATAGCCCCGTGGGAACGGGTGAGGGTACCACCGGTCACTCGGCCTGAGCACCCTGAGATCCGTCGGCCTCGGCGTCGACGCCGGCCACGAGCGGCTCGATGACGGTGAGGCGGATGCCCCCCACCACGTCGCTGATCAGGTTGAACAGCAGGGCGAGCAGCACGGCCAGGACGGTGAAGGCGATGACCATGCCGCCGCCGAAGACGAAGAACCCGCGGAAGAGGTCGGTGCCCACGAGGCGGAAGTCCTCGAAGCCGATGTCGACGAGGAAGCTCTCGATGTTGTCGGTCGACCCGGAGCCGATGGCGGCGGACCACAGCAGCACCGCGGCCACGAGGAACATGGCGAAGACGCACACGTTGAAGAAGAACGCCAGCTTGAGCACCGACAGCGGGTCGACGCGCCGGATGACCCGGCGCACGCGGCGGGCGGGGACCCGGCCGTGGCCGCGCACCCGGACGCTGACCTCGTCGCCCCGGTAGGGCGTCGGGCGGGACCCGTCGGTCGCCGGCGGCTCGTCCGCGGCGAAGTGGGGGCGATCCGGGAGCTCCACGAGGGGGGCCATCTCGGCGGC from Acidimicrobiales bacterium encodes:
- a CDS encoding HNH endonuclease — protein: SAVGRLVLDAEGEVLDAGRQARQFNRAQRRAMARRDGGCAFPGCDRPPEWCDAHHLDYWDAEHGLTDLDRGCLLCRRHHNLLHKRGWTLDRDIITGIFTATAPDGRTFTNNPRRRQAPPRPRPPTEQAEGPWTAGTPPGQRQPSRC
- a CDS encoding DUF3566 domain-containing protein is translated as MSTARTPVGGDAPDDGSDEPLADAADVEVADEADLAEEADDVESGQGLSDDRPSASDVDENPAGDTLVVELDDEAEERAEGDDPDTDVDGRPLGNELDAELEAEAAEMAPLVELPDRPHFAADEPPATDGSRPTPYRGDEVSVRVRGHGRVPARRVRRVIRRVDPLSVLKLAFFFNVCVFAMFLVAAVLLWSAAIGSGSTDNIESFLVDIGFEDFRLVGTDLFRGFFVFGGGMVIAFTVLAVLLALLFNLISDVVGGIRLTVIEPLVAGVDAEADGSQGAQAE